A genomic stretch from Caulobacter sp. FWC2 includes:
- a CDS encoding LytTR family DNA-binding domain-containing protein, protein MWAFTAYAWAMTTVCAAWFARRFGSDRGHDVSVIDSLVWQGGIYAAWLPAAGIVWLLMRRYGVGAISLLVLYQAGVLVVPLEALVSSLIDGAFSPTDNLPARILGRMPVCLLLYTAIIASGLAAANHQRVRDERARARALEIALSEAREALARAALDAPERTGRRLMVMAGSRRVPVAVDEIEWFGAADNYVVVHWAGREGLLRATLQSLEGRLDPRVFARCHRSTLVNLARVRETQPLSDGSWRLILDSGAEVVTSRTYRDDLLARLGR, encoded by the coding sequence ATGTGGGCGTTCACCGCCTATGCCTGGGCGATGACCACGGTCTGCGCGGCCTGGTTCGCCCGGCGGTTCGGGTCTGACCGGGGCCACGACGTCAGCGTGATCGACTCGCTGGTCTGGCAGGGCGGGATCTACGCCGCCTGGCTGCCGGCGGCGGGGATCGTCTGGTTGCTCATGCGGCGCTATGGCGTTGGCGCGATCAGCCTGCTGGTGCTGTACCAGGCCGGCGTGCTGGTCGTGCCGCTGGAGGCCCTGGTCTCCAGCCTGATCGACGGAGCCTTTTCGCCGACCGATAACCTGCCGGCCCGGATCCTGGGACGGATGCCGGTCTGCCTGCTGCTGTACACCGCCATCATCGCCAGCGGCCTAGCCGCCGCCAACCACCAGCGGGTCCGCGACGAACGGGCCCGCGCCCGCGCGCTGGAGATCGCGCTGTCGGAGGCCCGCGAAGCCCTGGCCCGGGCCGCTCTGGACGCGCCGGAGCGCACGGGCAGGCGGCTGATGGTCATGGCCGGGTCTCGCCGAGTGCCGGTCGCCGTGGACGAGATCGAGTGGTTCGGCGCGGCCGACAACTATGTCGTCGTCCACTGGGCCGGCCGTGAGGGGCTGCTGCGCGCGACCCTGCAGAGCCTGGAGGGCCGGCTGGACCCGCGCGTCTTCGCCCGTTGCCACCGCTCGACCCTGGTCAACCTGGCCCGCGTGCGCGAGACCCAGCCGCTGTCGGACGGCTCCTGGCGCCTGATCCTGGACAGCGGCGCGGAGGTGGTGACCAGCCGGACCTACCGCGACGATCTCCTGGCGCGGCTTGGTCGCTGA
- a CDS encoding methyl-accepting chemotaxis protein: MRMTIKLKLALTFGALILMMTLATMFAISELAALNRAEKAMIKGPVAQLQRSQAIGIALLQLIRAEKNMALTDDAGELNMQNAKADVSKERVATLLEAGLSQATVEGRPKWEALARDWDVFSESDAAVRRELMAGRRDEAIVQMRTSQRQITNHITALVDGLVDVQDRRLAAADAESTQAAILSRNVLLAVISVSVLLAAGAAIWIARTIAQGFAKIGGLANAVALGDLDQKVDVKTNDEIKDLVDTVNRMTANLRATASLADQVAAGDLSVQITPMSDKDVLGHSLKGMVANLRSTAELADKLADGDLTVEAAPQSDKDTLGLALERMIERLRGVVGDAITASENVSAGSQELSATSEQMSQGATEQASAAEQASASMEEMAANIKQNADNATQTEKIARQSAIDAETSGAAVSKAVDAMQTIAEKITIVQEIARQTDLLALNAAVEAARAGEHGRGFAVVASEVRKLAERSQTAASEISAVSSDTVKAAQSAGEMLTSLVPNIRKTAELVAEISAACREQDIGSSQINEAIQQLDKVTQQNASASEEMSATSEELAAQADELQASIAYFRIEGDRSRGETRPAAKRPSAPVRKAPAKPAARQTVAARQARVKGFALDLAHGGPDAEDAQFKDYAA; encoded by the coding sequence ATGCGCATGACGATCAAGCTCAAATTGGCCCTCACCTTCGGGGCGCTCATCCTGATGATGACGCTCGCCACGATGTTCGCCATCAGCGAGCTTGCGGCCCTGAACCGCGCGGAGAAGGCCATGATCAAAGGGCCGGTCGCACAGCTGCAGCGCAGTCAGGCCATCGGCATCGCGCTCCTCCAGTTGATCCGCGCCGAAAAGAACATGGCCCTGACCGACGACGCCGGGGAGCTGAACATGCAGAACGCCAAGGCGGACGTCAGCAAGGAGAGGGTCGCCACGCTGCTGGAAGCCGGTCTCTCGCAGGCCACCGTGGAGGGAAGGCCGAAGTGGGAAGCGCTGGCGCGCGATTGGGACGTGTTCTCCGAGAGCGACGCCGCGGTTCGGCGTGAGCTGATGGCTGGACGTCGCGACGAGGCGATCGTGCAGATGCGCACCAGCCAGCGCCAGATCACCAACCACATCACCGCCCTCGTGGACGGGTTGGTGGACGTGCAGGACAGGCGTTTGGCCGCCGCCGACGCCGAAAGCACCCAGGCCGCCATCCTGTCGCGCAACGTGCTGCTGGCCGTGATCTCGGTATCCGTGCTTCTGGCCGCCGGCGCCGCGATCTGGATCGCCCGCACCATTGCCCAGGGGTTCGCCAAGATCGGGGGTCTGGCGAACGCGGTGGCCCTGGGCGACCTGGATCAGAAAGTGGACGTAAAGACCAATGACGAGATCAAGGACCTCGTCGACACGGTCAACCGCATGACCGCGAACCTGCGCGCCACGGCGAGCCTGGCGGACCAGGTGGCGGCCGGCGACCTGTCGGTTCAGATCACGCCGATGTCGGACAAGGACGTCCTGGGCCATTCGTTGAAAGGGATGGTCGCCAACCTGAGGAGCACGGCCGAACTGGCCGACAAGCTCGCCGATGGCGACCTGACCGTCGAGGCCGCCCCCCAATCGGACAAGGATACGCTGGGTCTGGCGCTGGAACGGATGATCGAGCGGCTGCGCGGGGTGGTCGGCGACGCGATCACGGCCTCGGAGAACGTGTCGGCCGGCAGCCAGGAGCTTTCGGCGACCTCGGAGCAGATGAGCCAGGGCGCCACCGAGCAGGCTTCCGCCGCCGAACAGGCCTCGGCCTCGATGGAAGAGATGGCCGCCAACATCAAGCAGAACGCCGACAACGCCACCCAGACCGAGAAGATCGCCCGCCAGTCGGCGATCGACGCGGAGACCTCGGGCGCCGCCGTCAGCAAGGCCGTCGACGCCATGCAGACGATCGCCGAGAAGATCACCATCGTGCAGGAGATCGCCCGCCAGACCGACCTGCTGGCCCTGAACGCGGCGGTGGAAGCGGCTCGCGCCGGCGAACATGGTCGCGGCTTCGCGGTCGTCGCCTCGGAAGTGCGCAAGCTGGCCGAGCGGTCGCAAACCGCCGCCTCTGAGATCAGCGCGGTGTCGTCCGACACCGTCAAGGCCGCCCAATCGGCCGGCGAGATGCTGACCAGCCTGGTGCCGAACATCCGCAAGACCGCCGAACTGGTCGCTGAGATCAGCGCCGCCTGCCGCGAGCAGGACATCGGCTCCTCGCAGATCAACGAAGCCATCCAGCAACTGGACAAGGTCACGCAACAGAACGCCAGCGCCTCGGAAGAGATGTCGGCGACGTCGGAAGAGCTCGCCGCCCAGGCCGATGAACTGCAGGCCTCGATCGCCTACTTCCGCATTGAAGGAGACCGGTCTCGCGGCGAGACGCGCCCTGCCGCCAAGCGCCCCTCCGCGCCTGTCCGCAAGGCCCCGGCCAAGCCTGCGGCGCGGCAGACGGTCGCCGCCCGCCAGGCCCGGGTGAAGGGTTTCGCCCTGGACCTGGCGCACGGCGGGCCAGACGCCGAGGACGCCCAGTTCAAGGACTACGCCGCCTAG